GTGATTTTCTTCCCTGAAAATAAAGTCTGACATGATTTGCTGAAAATTGAGGAAGCCCCAATAAAATCGCATTGACCGCATTGACCATAGCATGGTACTTGTCATGGGCTTCAGCAATGTTTTTTGTGCCTTCCACCAGCAATTCCAGTCTGGTTTTGGCATGTTCAAGCTGATGGAGACTTGTTTGAAGCGCTGTTTGTGTACGAAAGAGTTTGTGGTGACTGACCTGAGCTTCCTGTTCCAGAAACTCGTTGTAGACCATCAGATAGGCACGATTGACATGCTCAAGGAGTTCTTCGGGATTTTTACCTTTTTCAACAAAGGCAAACGCACCCTGATTGAGGGAACTCATGGCAACTTCCAGCGAGGAGAAACCTGTATGGATTATAATGCGAATATTGGGGTTTTTCTGTTTGAGAATATTCAGAATATCCAGCCCTGTCATGTCAGGCAGACGAAGGTCCAGAATAACAAGCGTAATCTCATTGTCCTGACAGATTTGCAGGGCTTCTCCACCCGTGGTACAACTGATATGCTTGATGTTTTCCGTTTCGAGAACACCTGCCAGCGTGGTGATGTGCGCTGGATTATCATCCACAATCAACACTGGGTATCTGGCTTTGATTTCAGAAAGTCCACTCATATCCAACCTGTCACATGAAACACATCACGAAGAAACGGCCATTTCCATTAATTCATTAGGTTCGAGAATCAAAACAATCTGTCCGTCGCCCATGATGGTTGAGCCTTTGAGTCCCGGGATGGATGCCAGATAATCCTCCAGAGGCTTCACCACAATTTCCTGCTGGTTGTATAACTGATCGACGGCGATACCAATTTCAATATTGTTGGACTGAAGCACAACGATGGCGATATTTTTTTCGGTGACTTCATCATCCCATTCCTCTTCATTCTGTGCCGCCGGAGGAAGGTTCAGCAATTTGGTCAGCGGAGTGACGCCCAGAATTTCACCACGAAGTTCCAGGGCAAGCTTTTCATTCAGATGCTTGATGGATTTTTCATTGATCTGAACGGTTTCCTTGATGGACTCCAGCGGAATGGCATACTGAGACCCATTGGCGCCCACAATCAGTGCTTCAATCACAGCCAGCGTCAATGGAAGTTTCAACCGGACGGTTGTGCCTTCACCAACTCTGGATTTGACATCTACGGTTCCCTGAATGTTGCGGATGTTGGTCATCACCACATCCATACCAACTCCTCGTCCGGAGATATCCGTGATTGCGGCGGCTGTGGAAAATCCCGGAGCAAAAATCAGATTGACCGCCTGTTCATCGGTCATGGCATCGGATTCCGCTTGGCTGATAACCCCTTTTTTCACAGCGATAGGTTTGATTATTTTCGGATCAATACCGCGACCATCGTCAATAATATCAATTGCGATGAAACTCCCCATGTGCCCGGCCTTGAGAATGATGTTTCCCTGTTCATCCTTCCCACAGGCTTTACGGGTGTCTGGTGGTTCGATGCCATGGTCACAACTGTTCCTGATAATATGGACCAGTGGATCGCCAATTTCCTCAACAATACTTTTATCAACCTCAGTGTATTCTCCAACCATTTGAAGAGAGATTTTCTTGTCTGTTTTTCTGGCAATATCCCTGACAATCCGTGGCATTCGCTGAAACACGGTCTTCACCTGAACCAGACGCATTTCCATCAGATTGTCCTGCAGATTGTCCGAAATACGACTGATATTGTTTTCAATCTGTTTAATATCCCGGATCACATCCGCAATGTTCTGGTTGGAGTCCAGACTGTCAGCCAGATGCTTGAACGTGTTTCGCGCGATGATCAATTCGCCGATCAGGTTCATGAAGCGATCAAGGCGACTTGCATCCACCCGCATCGTTTTGGCTTCCGCAGCTTTGGCCCCCCCTTTATCGTCTTTGTCAGCGCCTTTTTTAGGGCTATCTTCGTCCTGATCTTCGGCTTTTGCTGCTTTTTTCGGTTTCTCTACGGGTGGTGGTGGCGGTGCTTTTTCAACTTTTGCCGGTGGCGGTGGCGGTGTTTCTTTGGGTTTTTCCGGAGTTTTGACTACAGGTTTGGGTGGCGCAGGTTGTTTTGCGGGCGTCACTGTGCCACCTGTTTGAAGGCTTGCGATGTCATTCGCGATTTGATCATGAATTGGAAAAACCTGATCCTTCAACACAATTTCGCTTTGCTCAATTTCGCCACCAAGCATTTTCAGCAGGATTTCTTCATAGACGCCAATTTTTTGTTCAAGAGCTTTCTGCCCACAGTAACCGGCGCCACTACCCAGCGTTTTCAGCGAACGATGCAGGGTAATCAGCGAGTGTTCATCCAGAATGCCTTTATTCATTTCCTGACGATAGGCTTTCAGAACTTCGAGTTGCTGTTTGGCTCCATCCAGAAATACGGCTAAGGGATCCTTTGCTTTTTCAGGTTTGGGTGTGGTGGGCACTTCTGCCGGTGCGGCCTGTGCATTCGACTCCATCACATTGTCCAATAGTGTCGCGACTTCCGCAATTTCAATGACTTGAGCATAGTCTTCAATTTTAACATAAAAGACCATGGTCCGGAGAATATCAATGCTACGAAAAACGATATCGCCAATATCCTTGGTATAAGGCAATTTGCCTTTTCGCAGATGATCGAACACATTTTCCACACGGTGACTGAGCAGTTCAATCTGTTTCAACTGCACATAGGCCGCGGTTCCCTTGATGGAATGGATCGCACGGAAAAACGAATTGATCGGTTCTGACGCACCGGGACTTTCCTCCAGTGCCAGCAAACTTTCCTCAATCGTTTCGAGATGTTCTTCTGCTTCAAGGACAAACTGACCAAGCAACTCATTGGAAACCTGTGACAGGAGTGCTGGATCGACCAGCGGTGAGAGCGGATATTTCGCCAGACTTTCTTCACGAGACACTGCACTCACCGCAACCGGAGTTGGGGCTACAGGTTCAGACACCGGTTCAGGAGGGGTCTGTCCATAGGTGCTCATGAGTTCGTCAAAATCCAGTTGGGGCTTGATGTGCGCTGGAATTGAAACATTTTCTGTTACTTCCTCAACGATTTCTGCCTCCGCTTCGATGGCACCACCCGAACGAAGAACCGCATCAGAACCAGTTTCCACGATTTTCACAAGAATTTTGACAATTTCGGTCACATCCGGTGATTCCCCTTCGCCAACCAGCGCAAACACCAGTTCCTTGAGTTTGTCAATGGCAGGCAGCAGGAAGTCCAGCAACACAGGGGTCATTTCCATTTTATTCTGACGCACCAGGTCAAAAACGGATTCCAGTTTGTGCGATAGCGAACTGATTTCTGTCAGGCCCATGAAGCCTGCGGTCCCCTTGAGGGTGTGCATCACCCGAAACAGATTGTTCAGGATGGAAGGATCTTCTGTGGAATCCTCCATTGCCATCAAGTCTTCTTCCATGGAGTCAAAAGCTTCGCGACTGTCCTCAACAAAGCCTTCTATCATTTCTTTTAAATCATCATCCATGGTCATCCTCTCCTGAAAGTATCCTGCATCACCTGATGCCAGCGTTGTGCCCTTGCTTCTGCCTCAAGAACTGCGGTTTGCAGCAAAGTGATATCTGTGAAGGGTTTGGTGAAATAATCACAGGCACCGTTTCCAAGACAATCGACAACAAAATCCAGACTTGAATAACCGGTCATCATAATGATCTGCGTCAGAGGGTTTATTTTTTTTAAATGAACCAACAGTTCATTGCCCAGCATTCCAGGCATTTGAATATCCAGCAGTACCAGATGGAACAATTCATCACGCATCAGTCTGATCGCATCCTGAGGATCTCCACAGCATTTGATAAACAGACTGGAGGATTCAAAAATCATGGAAAGCGTTTTGAGAATGACGGGTTCATCATCCACAATCAGCAGTTTTATTCCAGACGGTGCGATGGCCATCTTTATTCTCCGACCAGCATTTTTGCGTTCTGGACCAGTTCTTCAGATTTAACCGGTTTGATCACATATAAATTTGCTCCGGCTTTGAATCCTTTCAATTTGTCTTCAGCTTCAGACTCGGTCGAAATGATAATGATGGGTGTCTGGGTATATTGGGATTCTTTACGAATTGCCTCACACAACGCATAGCCATCCATCTTGGGCATATTCACGTCGGTCACAATCAGATCAAATTGTGATTCCAGGAGTTTTTCCATAGCTTCGTACCCATTGCTGGCCTCCACCACCTCAAAACCTCCGGATTTTAGCATAAATGAATGAATATTTCTTACGATTGCTGAGTCATCAACAACTAATACTCGCTTTGCCATGTCTGATTCCTTCCTTAAATAAATGAATCAATACCAATAAAATAGGCCCCCTTGAGGTATCTTCTAGGGATATAACAAAAATAACGGGGATTCCAAAGAAATACTTTCAATTAATCACAACAAATTCAAAAAGCGTTCAGCCGTCAGCTATCAGTTTTCAGGAATTCTCAAGGCATGGAAGCCAAACGATATTTTCTGCTATTGAGTCATAATGCTTCTGAGACGCATAAACACTGAAAGCTTACCAAATTCAAACTTCAGTGCCCCGGTTATTTCTGGTACGACAATGATTTTTTGAATTTGACCAGACGAAACGCGGCGCTGAGGCGTCCTACTGATTCGGAATGGCCCAGAAAAATAAAACCATTCTTGTTCAGTGCGTCGTATAAAAAATTAATTACCATTTTTCGAGACGCGTCATCGAAATAAATCAGAACATTACGGCAGAAAATGAAATCCTTTTGCCGTTCCTGCCTCATGGCAAAACGATCCACCAGATTCATCCTGCGAAACTCTACCATTGAAACAATTTCGCGATGCAGTTGATACAAGCCATTGTTCAATGGTTTGAAATAACGGGACAAAATATTTCTCGGCACATCCTTGATGGACCGACTGTCATAAATGCCTTCCTGAGCTTTAGCCAGCACCTTGCGATCGAGATCTGTTGCCAGTAAATTGATCTTCCAGCGTGCCAGATCAGGAATGTTTTCTTTCAACATGATCGCAATGGTGTAGATTTCTTCGCCAGAGGAACATGCCGCACTCCAGAGGTTGAGCTGATAGTCCCCGGCTTTCCGTTTTTCCTGAAGGATCAGCGGCAAGGCCTCTTCCACGAAAGATTCCATTTGGGGAATATGCCGGTAAAAATACGTTTCATTGGTAGTCAGTGATTCAACGAGTGCCCAGAACTCATTGGGATCACTCTCAAATTTGAGTGCCCGATAATAATCCTGAAATGAGTTGTATCCTCCTTCCAGCATTCTTTTCTCGGCACGTTTTTCGACAAAATACAGTTTTTTCTCATCAAAAAATAATCCTGATTTACTGTAAATAATGTCACGTAGCCTGTAAAATTCCTCCAATTCCAGTTTTTCCATGGATTTCCGTTACATAGTTCTGGCGACTGAAGCATTTTCAGAAACTGTGCGCATGATACAGTTCCACAAGTTTGCTGGCAATTTTATGAGACGGCAGCACAAATTCAGCACCACCGCGTTCAATGGCACGTTTGGGCATACCAAATACAGTGCAGGTTTCTTCCGCTTCGACAACGCTGTGTCCTCCCAGTTTTCTAAGGCGAACGACACCATCGGCACCATCCGATCCCATACCAGTCAAAATCACACCCAACCAGTTTTTTCCAAGGTGATCGCACAGGGACTGGAATAAAACATTGACCGACGGACAGTTGATATCCGATTGACTTCCATGCCGTATGTTAATGAACCGGACCAGTTCATTACGCACAGAGATTTCCATATGTCGTCCGCCGGGAGCGATATAAATGGTTCCCCGTTCAATGATTTCCATGTTCTCGGCCTCTTTCACGGTCATGGGACAGACATCGTTGAGATGAGCCGCAAGTTTGGCTGTAAATTTTTCCGGCATGTGTTGCACGATCAGGATGCTCAGATTCAGTTCCGCCGGAATCTGCGGAAGAATTTGATAGAGCGTCCCCGGACCGCCAGTAGAAACCCCCAGACCAATGATCCGTGAACCATCTGTTTTTCCAGGCAACACCCGATGATGCACTTTCTGGACAGACTCATGATAAACAGGCTTGAATTTGAATTTCTGTCGTTTGCCTTCAGTCGCGGCCAGATGAATTTTTTCCAGCAGATGATACGTTTCCCGGTCAATGTCCAGCGATATTGACCCGGAAGGCTTATGAATGAAATCAAACGCTCCCTGCGAGAGAGCCTGAATTGTTTCTTCTGCGCCTTCATCTGTCAGCGCGCTGACCATGATTACCGGCAAGGGACATTCCCGCATGATGTGTCCCAGGGCTTCAAGCCCATCCATGACAGGCATGTTGATGTCCAGTGTCATGACATCCGGTTTCAAGGCCTTGACCTTATCAACCGCTTCCTGTCCATCAGAGGCCGTGCCAATCACATGAATGGCCGGATCTGTTTCCAGCATTTTTTTAATTTCACTCCGCATCAACGCGGAATCATCTACAACCAATACTCGTATCATGCTTATTAATTTTCATTACAGGCCTTTTCCTGTGGAATTGGCCAAAATTCTTGGTTTCAGGGGGATTCCAGCAATGCGGGTTCAATATCGCCATCGTAAAATTCGGCCTGACTCAAAGTTTCCGGAGTGTCAATCAGAATGACGATTTCACCTTTTTCAGAAGTTCTTCCGATGCCTTCAACAAATTCATTGTATTGACGATTGATGCCTACCGGTTTTTCAAAAAGGTTGTAGGGAACATGATCTATCCCCAGAATCTGATCCACTTGAAATCCTGCTTTCTGATCATTCACTTCAATAATGATAATGCGTGTTTTTTCAGAGACAGGCAATGGTTGATTTCCAAAAAAAGTAGCCATTTCAATGATGGTGATCACATCGCCCCGGAGATTGATCACGCCTTTCACAAACGGTGGCGCCTTGGGAACCCTGACCATTTTCTGGATCGTTGTGATTTCATTGATTTCCAACACGCGAACCGCGAATGTTTCTTCTCCGACTTTGAATTTCAGAATGGAAATTATTTCGGAATGGGTTTCCTCTTCGGATGTTTCATCTTCAATGTCATTGAGTTCATCTCTAAGCTGCTGAAGATGTGCCTGTTCGTCTTCTGTAAGCAGGCTTGGCAGGTTCAACGCCATGATGACTTCAGTATGATCATTGCGTTTGATTTTGATAATACCATCCAGTTGTTCAGCACTGCGTCCACTGATATTGGGCGGAGGTGGCACAATATCATTTTCCAGGACATGAAAGACTTCTGTGATTTGATCCACAATCAATCCCATCATCAATCGGTCATCATTGACAATCAGGACCGATGTGTCTTCCGTGTAAGCGATATCAGGGAGTAAAAAACGACGCCCAAGCCGGAGAATAGGCAATGCCTGGTCCCGTTGATAAAAAATGCCTTCAATTTTATCGGCCATTTCCGGCACCAGTGTGATTTTGGGCATTTCAATGATTTCTTCGACATAATTGATATCCAGCGCATAATAGTCCTGATTCAGTCTGAAACCGATCAGAATGCGTTCCCGATACGTTTTTGAAACCTGAAGCGGATGAGCCAGGTTTGTTTTCTTGTCATCTTTGGGAATATGATTGTGCAGCACAAGTTCGGCAGGGTCGATCAGCAGATCAGTGTCAATCAGCAGAAGGACTCCTTCGTTCTGGCGAACTGATCCGAAAATGTAACTGGACTCTGAACGGCTGACAATGGCGGGTGGCGGTCGAACATCTTTGCTGTTGATGGGCAACACCCGGGTCACAGCATCCACAATCATCCCTACTTTAACACCATTGACCGAGACAATCAGAATCCGTGTCATATTGGTGGGAACCGCGGCTGGCATATGAAACCGGTTACGCAGATCAATCACGGAAATCACCTCACCACGAAGATTGATCATTCCTGAAAAATAGTAGGGAGCCCGGGGAACAGGGGTTATTTTGTCCGGTAAGGTAATAATCTCTTCCACAGCATGAATCAGAACACCAAAAATTTCCTGATTTACCATGAAGGTCACAAACTGTGAAATATCTGAACGTGGATCCAGTTTCATAGATTAACTTTGATGGTCAGAGATTGGCAATAGACAGTCCTTATTTTCAGAAACATAGTATGACACAAACTGTCATGTCTATTTGGATATATAAATTCTTGAGTCCTTTGTGAATAGTAAAAATCAGTTTGATCACAAAACTTTATTTTTTATGCTTCGTCCAGGTCGCCATCGTCCCCGTCTTCTCCATCAATTTTATACTCATTGAGCTTGTTTCTTAAGGTGCGAATACTGATTCCCAAAATTTTTGCGGCATGAGTCCGATTGCCTTCTGTTTTTTTCAAAGTTTCCAGAATGAGTGTTTTTTCAGCTTCCTTCATGGACATCCCTACTTCGATTCCCAGCGATTCGCTACCGGCAGGAATTCTGGTGGAGGCCGTTGCCGTTGCCGTCGCGGCGACGATCGTCGATGCGGCGACAGACTGTGCTTCGGCATAGGCGTTATCTTGCAGGGCTGAAGAAAATTTTGCGTGATTGTGCATCAACAGATGTTGTGGCATAATCTCTTTGCCATTACACAACAGCATGGAGCGTTCAATCACATTTTCCAGTTCCCGCACATTTCCACGCCAATTGTAATTCATCAGCACTTCCAGGGTTCCCTGTACCAGTATGGGTTGTTCACGGTTGTTGAGACGGGAATGTTTTTCCAGAAAATGACCCACCAATACCGGAATGTCATCTTTTCGTTCCCGCAAGGGAGGAAGTTCCAGTGGAATCACATTCAACCGGAAATAAAGATCTTCACGGAATTTGCCTTCTTCCACCAGTTTGAGCATATCCCGGTTGGTGGTGGCGATAACTCGCACATCGACCAGAAGCGGTTCTTTTCCGCCGACTTTGTCAATTTCATGTTCCTGAAGCACCCTGAGCAGTTTGGCCTGAAGGGGAACGGCCATTTCACTGATTTCGTCCAGCAGGATGGTTCCACCATGGGCTTGCTCAAATTTTCCACGATGATCCTGATTGGCTCCGGTGAAGGCGCCTTTTTTGTATCCAAACAACTCGCTTTCCAGCAGTGTATCGGGCAGAGCCGCACAATTCACCGCGACAAACGGTTTGCCTGCCCTGTCTGATTGCTGGTGAATATAGCGGGCCAGCAATTCTTTTCCGGTTCCACTCTCGCTCTGAATCAGGACCGTCGCTTTACTCATGGCCACATTTCTGACCACATGCAGCAATGCCAGCATGTGTCTGTTTTGTGTGACAATGTCTTTGAACAGATCCGGAGATGTTGCCTTTTTCAAAGGTTCATTACGGGATTGTGCCTGTGGTGCCCGTTCCTTGAATGCCAATGCCCGTTCAACGACGAAATTGAATGTTTCAAAATTGAAGGGCTTCAGGATATAATCAAACGCACCATGTTTCATGGCTTCCACAGCCGTTTCAATGGTGCCATAAGCTGTGACCATGATGATCGGCATGACTGGATCCAGTGCTTTGATATCCTTGAGCAGTTCCAGACCACTCCGTTTGGGCATGGTCATGTCGGTGATCACCATTGAATATTTTTTGTCCTTGAATTTTTTCAGTGCGTCAATGGCGTTATGGGAAAGTTCAACTTCGTATCCGCAGTGCTTGAGAGTTTCGGACATGGCAATACGCATTTCCACTTCATCATCTACAATGAGTATAGGATACTCTGTCATAACCGTGATTCCTTTCAATTAGTTCCTGGTTTAATACGTTCAGAAAGAATCTTCATCCAATATTGGAAAAAGCAACGTCACATTGGTGCCCTGGCCTGCTTCACTTTCCACATCAATCACCGCACTGTGAGACTCAATGATGTTGTGAACAATGGAAAGTCCGAGGCCGGTTCCCCGCTCCTTGGTCGAGAAAAACGGATCAAATATTTTCTTTTTCACATCAGGTGTCATCCCCATTCCCGTATCTCGTACCGTAATTTCAACCAATTTCAAACTTTTCCTCCGGTATCCGGGAAGATGCTGAAACCGCTTGAGCAGTTTTTTATTTTTCGTCTGTAAATTTCTGGTACTCAGAATCAATGTTCCGGGTTCCAGCATGGACTGAATGGAATTCATGATCAGATTATGGAACACCTGTTTCAGCAATTCAGTTTCTCCCAGAATGGTGGTCATCTGTGCTGAAAAATTTGTTTCGAGCTGAATATCATTATGCTCAATCAGATACTTGCAGAAATCCAGCATTTCGTACAAGAAGGCATGGACATCCAGTCTTTCCTTCCGGACATGGCGCGGTTTGGTAAATTCCAGCAGATTTGAAATGATATGATTCATGCTTTTGATCGCAGAGGAAATATGCTCAATCAATGTTTGCTGCTGAGTGCCCGGAGGAAGTTCTTTTTTTAACAGGGACGAAAACAATTCAATGCTTCCCAGCGGATTTCTGATTTCATGAGCAATGGTGGCCGCCATTTCACCCATGACCGTGAACCGGTTCTTGCGGTCGGCTTCCGCTTCCAGTTTTTTCAGGTCCGTAATGTCCTGCACATTGATGATCAATCCCAGCACATCGTTTTTTTCGCTGTACATCAACGAAATATAAAGTCTGAATTTAAGCCGGGTGTCATCATTTTTAATATACTCAATTTCCTGTTCATCCACCTGTTTATAGGGTTCCAGCAACGCCATGGTCATTTGCGGCGGCAGGACTTCTACTTTCAGCAGTTCATTCAGATGTTTGCCATGAAACTCTTCGGCCATCGCACTGGTCATACGGAGAACCGTCTGATTGATCGAGGTGATGATTCCATCAAGATCTGTCACAATAATGCCAATGGCAGAGCTTTCAAAAATATTGGACAGGTAGTTTTTTACCCGTTCCTTTTCCAGCAGATTCTGTTCAAGTTCCTTGTTTTTTCTGGCCAGTTCATGATTCAGTTCATCAACTTTTTCCTCAATCCCTCGATAATATTCCCTGAGTTTGACTGTGGCCTGATTGAATGCCTCGAATCCCTGCATTAATAATTGAGAGTTGATCGGGTCTTTTTCCGTGATCTCAATAGCCAGGGGCTCCAGTTCCGGTTTTTGCGTCATAATTCGGATAAGAAAAAGGTGATAAAGACAAATCAAAATGATTCAATGCCCTCATGCACAAAATGTACATTTTTTTCATGATGACAAAAGTTAACTGATTTATCCCGCTGAAAACCCGCATGAATACGGCCATTGCGGGAAAAACCAAATGATCTGACGAACAGCTTGAATTTTTAATTTATATAAGGAAGGTTAACCTAGTTTCCGGCGAAAGCCGTCATCAATTGATCAACCATCCATTCAGGAGAACACATGGCATCTCAAGAGCAATTTGAAGACGCGGCAAAACAGGTTCAAAATCTACCAAGCCGCCCGGGCAATGATGAACTGCTTCAACTTTATGCACTTTACAAGCAGGGTTCCGAAGGCGATGTCAAAGGTGACAGGCCAGGTTTCGCAGATTTTGCCGGACGAGCTAAATATGACGCATGGGCCAAGCAAAAAGGCAAAACCCAGGATCAGGCAAAACAGGCTTATGTGGACATGGTCGAAGGTCTGAAGAAAAAATACGCGGGTTGATCATTACCGTTAAAAGCACCTCCATCAGCAGGGCGCGTTTTATTCCAGACGTGTCCCTGACTTGCCAGTTTCTTCCTGAAATTCATTCCATTTTTGCCTTAACCCGAGCCGATTGTCATTATGCTGTTTGATACCCCTTTTGTTTCTCTTGTAAGCCAGATTGAACGTCAAACGATTCAGGCTACCGCGCTGGTCAATGCGGTTTATGATCATATTGAAAAATTCAATCAGGAATTGAATGTCTATCTGTCTTACCTGCCCCGCAGCAAGGCACTGGAACAGGCCCACCGTATTGATGAAAAAGCAAAATCAGGACAACCGCTGGGAAAACTCGCAGGCATCCCCTTCTCGGTCAAAGCGAATATTTGTGTGGCGCAGAAAGAACTGACCAATCATTGTGCTTCAAGAATTCTGGAGAATTTCAATTCACCATACAATGCGACGGTCATCCAGAAACTGCTGGATGAAGACGCGATTCTGATTGGCATCACGAACATGGATGAATTCGCCATGGGCTCTTCCACAGAAAATTCCGCGTTTGGTGTGACAAAAAATCCCTGGGACCTCTCTCGTGTACCCGGCGGCAGCAGCGGCGGTGCGGCAGCATCGGTAGCCACAAGGATGGCGTTTTTCGCTCTGGGCTCTGACACCGGCGGCTCTGTAAGGCAACCGGCTTCGTTCTGCGGTGTTACCGGACTCAAACCCACTTATG
This is a stretch of genomic DNA from SAR324 cluster bacterium. It encodes these proteins:
- a CDS encoding chemotaxis protein CheA translates to MDDDLKEMIEGFVEDSREAFDSMEEDLMAMEDSTEDPSILNNLFRVMHTLKGTAGFMGLTEISSLSHKLESVFDLVRQNKMEMTPVLLDFLLPAIDKLKELVFALVGEGESPDVTEIVKILVKIVETGSDAVLRSGGAIEAEAEIVEEVTENVSIPAHIKPQLDFDELMSTYGQTPPEPVSEPVAPTPVAVSAVSREESLAKYPLSPLVDPALLSQVSNELLGQFVLEAEEHLETIEESLLALEESPGASEPINSFFRAIHSIKGTAAYVQLKQIELLSHRVENVFDHLRKGKLPYTKDIGDIVFRSIDILRTMVFYVKIEDYAQVIEIAEVATLLDNVMESNAQAAPAEVPTTPKPEKAKDPLAVFLDGAKQQLEVLKAYRQEMNKGILDEHSLITLHRSLKTLGSGAGYCGQKALEQKIGVYEEILLKMLGGEIEQSEIVLKDQVFPIHDQIANDIASLQTGGTVTPAKQPAPPKPVVKTPEKPKETPPPPPAKVEKAPPPPPVEKPKKAAKAEDQDEDSPKKGADKDDKGGAKAAEAKTMRVDASRLDRFMNLIGELIIARNTFKHLADSLDSNQNIADVIRDIKQIENNISRISDNLQDNLMEMRLVQVKTVFQRMPRIVRDIARKTDKKISLQMVGEYTEVDKSIVEEIGDPLVHIIRNSCDHGIEPPDTRKACGKDEQGNIILKAGHMGSFIAIDIIDDGRGIDPKIIKPIAVKKGVISQAESDAMTDEQAVNLIFAPGFSTAAAITDISGRGVGMDVVMTNIRNIQGTVDVKSRVGEGTTVRLKLPLTLAVIEALIVGANGSQYAIPLESIKETVQINEKSIKHLNEKLALELRGEILGVTPLTKLLNLPPAAQNEEEWDDEVTEKNIAIVVLQSNNIEIGIAVDQLYNQQEIVVKPLEDYLASIPGLKGSTIMGDGQIVLILEPNELMEMAVSS
- a CDS encoding response regulator, producing the protein MAIAPSGIKLLIVDDEPVILKTLSMIFESSSLFIKCCGDPQDAIRLMRDELFHLVLLDIQMPGMLGNELLVHLKKINPLTQIIMMTGYSSLDFVVDCLGNGACDYFTKPFTDITLLQTAVLEAEARAQRWHQVMQDTFRRG
- a CDS encoding response regulator, whose translation is MAKRVLVVDDSAIVRNIHSFMLKSGGFEVVEASNGYEAMEKLLESQFDLIVTDVNMPKMDGYALCEAIRKESQYTQTPIIIISTESEAEDKLKGFKAGANLYVIKPVKSEELVQNAKMLVGE
- a CDS encoding protein-glutamate O-methyltransferase CheR: MEKLELEEFYRLRDIIYSKSGLFFDEKKLYFVEKRAEKRMLEGGYNSFQDYYRALKFESDPNEFWALVESLTTNETYFYRHIPQMESFVEEALPLILQEKRKAGDYQLNLWSAACSSGEEIYTIAIMLKENIPDLARWKINLLATDLDRKVLAKAQEGIYDSRSIKDVPRNILSRYFKPLNNGLYQLHREIVSMVEFRRMNLVDRFAMRQERQKDFIFCRNVLIYFDDASRKMVINFLYDALNKNGFIFLGHSESVGRLSAAFRLVKFKKSLSYQK
- a CDS encoding chemotaxis response regulator protein-glutamate methylesterase, encoding MIRVLVVDDSALMRSEIKKMLETDPAIHVIGTASDGQEAVDKVKALKPDVMTLDINMPVMDGLEALGHIMRECPLPVIMVSALTDEGAEETIQALSQGAFDFIHKPSGSISLDIDRETYHLLEKIHLAATEGKRQKFKFKPVYHESVQKVHHRVLPGKTDGSRIIGLGVSTGGPGTLYQILPQIPAELNLSILIVQHMPEKFTAKLAAHLNDVCPMTVKEAENMEIIERGTIYIAPGGRHMEISVRNELVRFINIRHGSQSDINCPSVNVLFQSLCDHLGKNWLGVILTGMGSDGADGVVRLRKLGGHSVVEAEETCTVFGMPKRAIERGGAEFVLPSHKIASKLVELYHAHSF
- a CDS encoding chemotaxis protein CheW is translated as MKLDPRSDISQFVTFMVNQEIFGVLIHAVEEIITLPDKITPVPRAPYYFSGMINLRGEVISVIDLRNRFHMPAAVPTNMTRILIVSVNGVKVGMIVDAVTRVLPINSKDVRPPPAIVSRSESSYIFGSVRQNEGVLLLIDTDLLIDPAELVLHNHIPKDDKKTNLAHPLQVSKTYRERILIGFRLNQDYYALDINYVEEIIEMPKITLVPEMADKIEGIFYQRDQALPILRLGRRFLLPDIAYTEDTSVLIVNDDRLMMGLIVDQITEVFHVLENDIVPPPPNISGRSAEQLDGIIKIKRNDHTEVIMALNLPSLLTEDEQAHLQQLRDELNDIEDETSEEETHSEIISILKFKVGEETFAVRVLEINEITTIQKMVRVPKAPPFVKGVINLRGDVITIIEMATFFGNQPLPVSEKTRIIIIEVNDQKAGFQVDQILGIDHVPYNLFEKPVGINRQYNEFVEGIGRTSEKGEIVILIDTPETLSQAEFYDGDIEPALLESP
- a CDS encoding sigma-54-dependent Fis family transcriptional regulator, with amino-acid sequence MTEYPILIVDDEVEMRIAMSETLKHCGYEVELSHNAIDALKKFKDKKYSMVITDMTMPKRSGLELLKDIKALDPVMPIIMVTAYGTIETAVEAMKHGAFDYILKPFNFETFNFVVERALAFKERAPQAQSRNEPLKKATSPDLFKDIVTQNRHMLALLHVVRNVAMSKATVLIQSESGTGKELLARYIHQQSDRAGKPFVAVNCAALPDTLLESELFGYKKGAFTGANQDHRGKFEQAHGGTILLDEISEMAVPLQAKLLRVLQEHEIDKVGGKEPLLVDVRVIATTNRDMLKLVEEGKFREDLYFRLNVIPLELPPLRERKDDIPVLVGHFLEKHSRLNNREQPILVQGTLEVLMNYNWRGNVRELENVIERSMLLCNGKEIMPQHLLMHNHAKFSSALQDNAYAEAQSVAASTIVAATATATASTRIPAGSESLGIEVGMSMKEAEKTLILETLKKTEGNRTHAAKILGISIRTLRNKLNEYKIDGEDGDDGDLDEA
- a CDS encoding PAS domain S-box protein, with the translated sequence MTQKPELEPLAIEITEKDPINSQLLMQGFEAFNQATVKLREYYRGIEEKVDELNHELARKNKELEQNLLEKERVKNYLSNIFESSAIGIIVTDLDGIITSINQTVLRMTSAMAEEFHGKHLNELLKVEVLPPQMTMALLEPYKQVDEQEIEYIKNDDTRLKFRLYISLMYSEKNDVLGLIINVQDITDLKKLEAEADRKNRFTVMGEMAATIAHEIRNPLGSIELFSSLLKKELPPGTQQQTLIEHISSAIKSMNHIISNLLEFTKPRHVRKERLDVHAFLYEMLDFCKYLIEHNDIQLETNFSAQMTTILGETELLKQVFHNLIMNSIQSMLEPGTLILSTRNLQTKNKKLLKRFQHLPGYRRKSLKLVEITVRDTGMGMTPDVKKKIFDPFFSTKERGTGLGLSIVHNIIESHSAVIDVESEAGQGTNVTLLFPILDEDSF